One window of Elusimicrobiota bacterium genomic DNA carries:
- a CDS encoding AarF/UbiB family protein — translation MSRELSRRLSLLICAAAGLALWSARGSAATVSKTGEAKAAVNSGAPGTSPGTARTGNAAVVPTLAAPLPLSGSLPGQSAAPQPVLPRLEVPIAAPSEQAPAPLRASEIPADAAQAAAPPVGPAVMQESLRQTQEVTSEMGAALKEPAGGEAGATRASAVGSKLFDRGRPKSGASEPVAEPESQAAEPPQSDKELIQLRERVDRDVRAILRNEMGGDLGRSEIGGRVRAVLARLEKANGIDPGAVSLHLGSSFIPNAFTTITDTELNYLKSKGRLQATFKNSNVFMSRGLLEGFIGHPDAALAFVLAHELAHNRLGHLKSLGSSSLMLGHLLEFEADTEALSMIARAGYDPREALDALELIEGRVEALKRDYPLLQRGQSEYQKLLMRWRDVHPNHALRRANLEDHLSQALEAYRASPMREQPQGALAAIGASLETEPVRDEAAQLEERLAKAVEDPKLSFYDKVVAMEGLLTQRIRERQAKSKLTGQTETVRYVGIEDQMIVENAVRALAAKARSLDDLNSLYQIHQRIALLYPALNFPSHRAMAAVITRQWQAAAKLLGPRAAVPAIDPYVGKVSLTATQALFNIYLKRIDSPEAFDAALEYLGHQALPLGYSPGTIRDSMAESLARTLIAKSLALAVPQDLPPAERLARAIEHLRAKVPAILLVAGPQTAGKAGGYLSTYLKAELIDFYFTGRAGADPAWSLPEVMLLLEGREREDILSQRGAQADYSAVRAAGAMVAWNERYFKAQGAELSQAGSVVFNYERLDTKGIVVPKASELLEILSILPYRRAEDRDKDESDNNGSRLPLEVPETMAAAILKHDASWQEGFWQEAAAWLLKEYVQTKEQPGSLDTLKRRLQALAELQSSVVRRSQSLAPLSAALRGTTRALREAAAGPRAGTGREALSAVADYMITNLVNSSVADQLELARDSEAGIALAELQELTGQILELDGSYSSFNTTERLRALGSAFYYAASHGKDLLPLTAYVRSIMRWTRHKGGNGASGQGTSADGFAAQNKALFREAGLAAQYQKLPSDVRGKLTSGALGLMGDPRTTAAELLGASLAVYLEHQNVDNMRGGHDQVRQGLALLLIEEAGRRIRSPEEAKAAAEFLRRVHDLDPFYISYVPRTEVNTDSRLYGRGAADAIRTEVLGALAARKQPFRERDAGSVRALLERIQQAGGWPAAASDQLALLDWAGRIGDYDSWVDDQILAVAKKDPAAFEAWAKEDEDWTRAVRKGEAREPKSYPAVGAVTRTLEKLLGLEEDTIKLPELRPAALRLVRNPVRRAELYRLLRTGSIPETARHGLKDLPAFARLTRSSWAASRYFSAAFLRSVVREASPDARIVMVLQETSRVADDQARLAEARWNAGQSSLDDVRYLQSWRLERASWRERLKMRLFGADSGKQWAGLSESEKRERVEQYRGAVFRDALARLMALHDRYAAFLDPELGFIIDSFPEPNRTRDDLLERLAKSRRLTPESLGVIESYKSYRLPNPLRFVEKQFMEVAGVQLAKLSPAERVDLILHIGGVRHLDEPALAKLEARMLGRDRRVFVEKNLNIYSFRQYLKYLDQLHPEDKELFVKSMFYGKGSISEQPEQVERLYRAIAVDGRGLPPLVERVMLAYYQLLTPPERIKAIIHMTRASRSDSALSGPEIVRSALENFGITGAKIGQVLATHRGLLPPEYAAALEKFKDGAQSLEKAKVLAMLEKRFALLRGAPTAGGSDAEQARRLELAQTAQKLYPAADALTRQRYVEEVLALERIRSDGGLVSDIQSLGRELGSGSVKIAYKVTLKDGSTWVAKVRRPGATVDFKREFEVLEALTSQLMDDPALKLPNLSQLAEEVRTLVLSELDFLQEAEKNRRTAANVAQRGRAANLLKSGGRVLVADVHPSLLAEDLALDEFVPSVSFKALPERGVLRVSKRSLSRAIVDEASQALIVDEYLDPDRHTGNILQKAWFGLPWPVRPVKPVWIDLGQSVPIPYRQILPFLKAGLALKYERPADAAADLAAIFTAAPEAQEKLTALLAEQLALPGAGVLERILNAIVKAEAGGFLVRPEQAALEKAMILLNGYSQYLPADYMMHSLERAVMLRALKRDRATAGRLAWLRAGELLGGDRYAGLRRELEGLGR, via the coding sequence ATGTCCCGCGAACTCTCCCGCCGTCTGTCCCTGCTGATCTGCGCGGCCGCCGGCCTGGCGCTCTGGTCTGCGCGCGGCTCTGCCGCCACCGTGAGCAAGACCGGCGAAGCCAAGGCCGCCGTCAACAGCGGGGCTCCTGGCACCAGCCCCGGCACGGCCCGGACCGGCAACGCCGCCGTGGTCCCCACGCTGGCCGCGCCTCTGCCTCTCTCCGGGTCGCTGCCGGGGCAGTCGGCCGCTCCTCAGCCGGTGCTCCCGCGCCTGGAAGTCCCGATCGCGGCCCCGAGCGAGCAGGCGCCGGCTCCGCTGCGCGCCTCTGAGATCCCCGCCGACGCAGCTCAAGCCGCAGCGCCGCCGGTTGGTCCGGCGGTGATGCAGGAGTCCTTGCGGCAGACGCAGGAAGTCACCTCGGAGATGGGCGCCGCTCTCAAGGAGCCCGCAGGGGGGGAGGCAGGCGCAACGCGCGCCTCGGCCGTCGGCAGCAAGCTCTTCGACCGCGGCCGCCCCAAGTCCGGCGCCTCGGAGCCCGTGGCCGAGCCGGAGAGCCAGGCCGCGGAGCCGCCCCAGAGCGACAAGGAGCTCATCCAGCTGCGCGAGCGGGTGGACCGCGACGTGCGCGCCATCCTGCGCAACGAGATGGGCGGCGACCTGGGACGCTCCGAGATCGGCGGCCGGGTCCGCGCCGTGCTGGCCCGGCTGGAGAAGGCCAACGGCATCGACCCGGGCGCGGTCAGCCTCCACCTGGGCAGCTCCTTCATCCCCAACGCCTTCACGACCATCACGGACACGGAGCTGAACTATCTCAAGTCCAAGGGCCGCCTGCAGGCCACCTTCAAGAACTCCAACGTGTTCATGAGCCGGGGCCTGCTGGAGGGCTTCATCGGCCATCCCGACGCCGCCCTGGCCTTCGTCCTGGCCCACGAGCTCGCCCACAACCGGCTGGGCCACCTCAAGAGCCTGGGCAGCAGCTCCTTGATGCTGGGCCACCTCCTGGAGTTCGAGGCCGACACCGAGGCCCTCTCCATGATCGCGCGCGCCGGCTACGACCCTAGAGAGGCCCTCGACGCCTTGGAGCTCATCGAGGGCCGGGTCGAGGCGCTCAAGCGCGACTATCCCCTGCTCCAGCGCGGCCAGAGCGAATACCAGAAGCTCCTGATGCGCTGGCGCGACGTGCACCCCAACCACGCCCTGCGGCGCGCCAATCTGGAGGACCACCTGAGCCAGGCCCTGGAGGCTTATCGGGCCAGCCCGATGCGCGAGCAGCCCCAGGGAGCCCTGGCCGCCATCGGAGCCAGCCTCGAAACGGAGCCCGTGCGCGACGAGGCGGCGCAGTTGGAGGAACGGCTCGCCAAGGCCGTGGAGGACCCCAAGCTTTCCTTCTACGACAAGGTCGTGGCCATGGAAGGCCTCTTGACCCAGCGCATCCGCGAGAGACAGGCCAAGAGCAAGCTCACGGGGCAGACCGAGACAGTCCGCTACGTGGGCATCGAAGACCAGATGATCGTGGAGAACGCGGTCCGGGCCTTGGCCGCCAAGGCCCGGAGCCTCGACGACCTCAACAGCCTCTACCAGATCCACCAGCGCATCGCCTTGCTCTATCCGGCCCTCAATTTCCCCAGCCACAGGGCCATGGCCGCGGTCATCACGCGCCAGTGGCAGGCGGCGGCCAAGCTCCTGGGGCCCCGGGCGGCCGTGCCCGCGATCGATCCCTATGTGGGGAAGGTCTCGCTGACGGCCACGCAGGCGCTCTTCAACATCTACCTCAAGCGCATAGACAGTCCGGAAGCGTTCGACGCGGCGCTGGAGTATCTCGGCCACCAGGCCCTGCCCCTGGGCTATTCGCCCGGGACCATCCGCGACTCCATGGCCGAGTCCTTGGCCCGCACCTTGATCGCCAAGAGCCTGGCCTTGGCCGTGCCCCAGGACCTGCCCCCGGCCGAGAGGCTGGCGCGGGCCATCGAGCACCTGCGGGCCAAGGTCCCGGCCATCCTGCTGGTGGCGGGACCGCAGACCGCGGGCAAGGCGGGCGGCTATCTTTCCACCTATCTTAAAGCCGAGCTCATCGACTTCTACTTCACGGGCCGGGCCGGCGCGGACCCGGCCTGGTCCTTGCCGGAGGTCATGCTGCTGCTGGAAGGCCGGGAGCGCGAGGATATCCTCTCCCAGCGCGGCGCGCAGGCCGATTACTCGGCGGTCCGGGCCGCGGGAGCCATGGTGGCCTGGAACGAGCGCTATTTCAAGGCCCAGGGAGCGGAGCTTTCCCAGGCGGGCAGCGTGGTCTTCAACTACGAGCGGCTCGACACCAAGGGCATCGTCGTGCCCAAGGCCTCGGAGCTCCTGGAGATCCTGTCCATCCTCCCGTACCGCAGGGCCGAGGACCGGGACAAGGACGAGAGCGACAACAACGGCTCGCGCCTGCCGCTCGAGGTGCCCGAGACCATGGCCGCCGCCATCCTCAAGCACGACGCCTCCTGGCAGGAGGGCTTCTGGCAGGAGGCCGCGGCGTGGCTGCTCAAGGAATACGTCCAGACCAAGGAGCAGCCGGGGAGCCTCGACACGCTCAAGCGCCGCCTGCAGGCCCTGGCCGAGCTGCAATCGAGCGTGGTGCGCCGCTCGCAGAGCCTGGCCCCTCTCTCCGCCGCGCTGCGCGGGACCACGCGCGCCCTGCGGGAAGCGGCCGCGGGACCGCGGGCCGGGACCGGCCGCGAAGCCCTCTCCGCGGTGGCCGACTACATGATCACCAACCTGGTCAACTCCTCGGTGGCGGACCAGCTGGAGCTGGCGCGCGACTCGGAGGCCGGCATCGCCCTGGCCGAGCTCCAGGAGCTCACCGGCCAGATCCTGGAGCTCGACGGCAGCTACTCGAGCTTCAACACCACCGAGCGCCTGCGCGCTCTGGGCTCGGCTTTCTACTACGCCGCCTCTCACGGCAAGGACCTGCTCCCGTTGACCGCCTACGTCCGCTCCATCATGCGCTGGACCCGGCACAAGGGCGGCAACGGCGCCTCGGGCCAGGGGACGAGCGCCGACGGCTTCGCCGCTCAGAACAAGGCCCTGTTCCGCGAGGCCGGGCTGGCCGCGCAGTATCAGAAGCTGCCCAGCGACGTGCGCGGCAAGCTCACCTCCGGGGCCCTGGGCCTGATGGGCGATCCGCGCACCACAGCCGCGGAGCTCCTGGGCGCCTCGCTGGCGGTCTACCTGGAGCATCAGAACGTGGACAACATGAGGGGCGGCCACGATCAGGTCCGGCAGGGCTTGGCCTTGCTGCTCATCGAGGAGGCCGGCCGGCGCATCCGCAGCCCGGAGGAGGCCAAGGCCGCGGCGGAGTTCCTGCGCCGGGTGCACGACCTGGACCCGTTCTACATCAGCTATGTGCCGCGCACCGAGGTCAACACCGACTCCCGCCTCTACGGCCGCGGCGCCGCCGACGCCATCCGCACCGAGGTCTTGGGCGCTTTGGCGGCGCGCAAGCAGCCCTTCCGCGAGCGCGACGCGGGCTCGGTGCGCGCCTTGCTCGAGCGCATCCAGCAGGCCGGCGGCTGGCCGGCGGCGGCCTCGGACCAGCTGGCCCTGCTGGACTGGGCCGGACGCATCGGCGACTACGACTCCTGGGTGGACGACCAGATCCTGGCTGTCGCCAAGAAAGACCCCGCCGCGTTCGAGGCCTGGGCCAAGGAGGACGAGGACTGGACGCGGGCCGTGCGCAAGGGCGAGGCCCGCGAGCCCAAGTCCTACCCGGCCGTGGGCGCGGTCACGCGCACCCTGGAGAAGCTCCTCGGCCTGGAGGAGGACACCATCAAGCTGCCGGAGCTGCGGCCCGCCGCCCTGCGCCTGGTCCGCAACCCGGTGCGCCGCGCGGAGCTCTACCGCCTGCTCCGGACCGGCTCCATCCCGGAGACCGCCCGGCACGGCCTCAAGGACCTGCCGGCCTTCGCCCGGCTGACCCGCTCGAGCTGGGCGGCGTCGCGCTATTTCTCCGCGGCCTTCCTGCGCTCCGTGGTGCGCGAGGCCAGCCCGGACGCGCGCATCGTCATGGTCCTGCAGGAGACCTCGCGCGTGGCCGACGACCAGGCCCGCCTGGCGGAGGCGCGCTGGAACGCGGGCCAGTCCAGCCTCGACGACGTGCGCTACCTGCAGAGCTGGCGCCTGGAGCGCGCCTCCTGGCGGGAGCGGCTCAAGATGCGGCTCTTCGGCGCGGACTCGGGCAAGCAGTGGGCGGGGCTCTCGGAGTCCGAGAAGCGCGAGCGCGTGGAGCAGTACCGCGGCGCGGTGTTCCGCGACGCCCTGGCGCGCCTGATGGCGCTGCACGACCGCTACGCCGCCTTCCTCGACCCGGAGCTGGGCTTCATCATCGACAGTTTCCCGGAGCCCAACCGCACCCGCGACGACCTCTTGGAACGCCTGGCCAAGTCCCGGCGCCTGACCCCGGAATCCTTGGGCGTCATCGAGAGCTATAAGAGCTACCGCCTGCCCAATCCCCTGCGCTTCGTGGAGAAGCAGTTCATGGAGGTGGCCGGAGTCCAGCTGGCCAAGCTCTCTCCCGCCGAGCGCGTGGACCTGATCCTGCACATCGGCGGGGTCCGGCATCTCGACGAGCCGGCTTTGGCCAAGCTGGAGGCGCGGATGCTGGGCCGCGACCGCCGGGTCTTCGTCGAGAAGAACCTGAACATCTACTCCTTCCGGCAGTACCTCAAGTACCTCGACCAGCTCCATCCCGAGGACAAGGAGCTCTTCGTCAAGTCCATGTTCTACGGCAAAGGCTCGATCTCCGAGCAGCCCGAGCAGGTCGAGCGCCTCTACCGCGCCATCGCGGTGGACGGCCGCGGCCTGCCGCCGCTGGTGGAGCGCGTCATGCTGGCCTACTACCAGCTCCTGACCCCGCCGGAGCGCATCAAGGCCATCATCCACATGACCCGGGCCTCGCGCAGCGACTCGGCGCTCTCCGGGCCGGAGATCGTGCGCTCGGCCCTGGAGAACTTCGGCATCACGGGCGCCAAGATCGGCCAGGTGCTGGCCACGCACCGCGGCCTGCTGCCGCCGGAGTACGCGGCCGCCCTGGAGAAGTTCAAGGACGGGGCGCAGAGCCTGGAGAAGGCCAAGGTCCTGGCCATGCTGGAGAAGCGCTTCGCCTTGCTGCGCGGCGCGCCTACGGCCGGCGGCAGCGACGCGGAGCAGGCCCGGCGCCTGGAGCTGGCGCAGACCGCCCAGAAGCTCTATCCCGCGGCCGACGCGCTCACGCGCCAGCGCTACGTCGAGGAGGTCCTGGCCTTGGAGCGCATCCGGTCCGACGGCGGCCTGGTCTCGGACATCCAGTCGCTGGGCCGGGAGCTGGGCAGCGGCTCGGTCAAGATCGCCTACAAGGTGACCTTGAAGGACGGCTCGACCTGGGTGGCCAAGGTGCGCCGCCCCGGCGCGACCGTCGATTTCAAGCGGGAGTTCGAGGTTCTGGAGGCCTTGACCTCCCAGCTCATGGACGACCCGGCCCTCAAGCTGCCCAACCTCAGCCAGCTGGCCGAGGAGGTGCGCACGCTGGTGCTCTCGGAGCTGGACTTCCTGCAGGAGGCCGAGAAGAACCGCCGCACCGCGGCCAACGTGGCGCAGCGGGGCCGCGCCGCGAATCTGCTCAAGTCCGGCGGCCGGGTGCTGGTGGCGGACGTGCACCCCTCGCTCTTGGCCGAGGACCTGGCCTTGGACGAGTTCGTGCCCTCGGTCTCCTTCAAGGCCTTGCCCGAGCGCGGCGTCCTGCGGGTCTCCAAGCGCTCCTTGTCCCGCGCCATCGTAGACGAGGCCTCACAAGCCCTGATCGTGGACGAGTACCTCGACCCGGACCGGCACACGGGCAACATCCTCCAGAAGGCCTGGTTCGGCCTGCCCTGGCCGGTGCGTCCGGTCAAGCCGGTCTGGATAGACCTGGGCCAGTCCGTGCCCATCCCCTACCGGCAGATCCTGCCCTTCCTGAAAGCCGGCCTGGCCTTGAAATACGAGCGGCCGGCCGACGCGGCCGCGGACCTGGCCGCCATCTTCACGGCCGCGCCCGAGGCTCAGGAGAAGCTGACGGCCCTGTTGGCCGAGCAACTGGCCTTGCCCGGCGCGGGCGTACTGGAGCGCATCCTCAACGCCATCGTCAAGGCCGAGGCCGGAGGCTTCCTGGTGCGGCCGGAGCAGGCGGCTCTGGAAAAGGCCATGATCCTTCTCAACGGCTACTCGCAGTACCTGCCCGCGGACTACATGATGCATTCGCTGGAGCGCGCGGTCATGCTCAGAGCCCTCAAGCGCGACCGCGCAACGGCCGGCCGGCTGGCTTGGCTGCGCGCGGGCGAACTGCTGGGAGGGGATCGCTACGCGGGGCTGCGCCGGGAGCTCGAGGGCCTGGGGCGCTAG
- a CDS encoding sigma-70 family RNA polymerase sigma factor encodes MTENSAQGFADFYEEWFPKVYNYARHRTGSATRADEIASETFSRALKSWPSFDPERGDKRTWLFSIAFRSVADHYRSERRRGWFGLDFLFGSEPREHGPERKLEQAAESDRVLCALGGLSEEHREIVSLKFFGGLTNRAIAKLMSLTETNVAVILFRSVRLMRKNLSGVEA; translated from the coding sequence ATGACCGAGAACTCGGCGCAGGGATTCGCGGACTTCTACGAGGAATGGTTCCCCAAGGTCTACAACTACGCCAGGCATCGCACGGGGTCCGCGACCCGGGCCGATGAGATAGCCTCCGAGACCTTCTCCCGGGCGCTCAAGTCTTGGCCGAGCTTCGACCCGGAGAGGGGGGACAAGCGGACCTGGCTTTTCTCCATAGCTTTCCGCTCGGTGGCGGACCATTATCGCTCCGAGCGGCGCCGGGGCTGGTTCGGGCTGGATTTCTTGTTCGGGTCCGAGCCGCGGGAGCACGGGCCGGAGCGCAAGCTCGAGCAGGCGGCCGAGTCCGACCGGGTGCTCTGCGCCTTGGGCGGCCTGAGCGAGGAGCACCGCGAGATCGTGTCCCTCAAGTTCTTCGGCGGCCTGACCAACCGCGCCATCGCCAAGCTCATGAGCCTCACTGAAACCAACGTGGCCGTGATACTGTTCCGCTCCGTGCGCCTGATGAGGAAGAACCTCTCGGGCGTGGAGGCTTGA
- a CDS encoding VWA domain-containing protein: MNEILEAERFCKELDCLLAGTKGGDPLDEESAKDMEFAERIVSSDRSGESKVRRSLKAKLLARKPGRLEAWGVRPWVLCAGLATLILVPLAIPLIIREYEVGRVAEVTAYIGDLRGAQERNAARSAAAQSNSLGYVSKMLGYAGVGSSGPTDGSANSLAALKKAAKNAGNAINRQGSALSAAEQAAGMNIPGGAGVGGAGNDSKSLGESLAYLSPRQTGYTITGNRRFGELSSGRALGGGSVRQLSAVRHSVAPKGNFSSLSGLSAPEPLVQPSQLPFSLSVDQEVYNHMAEGEFLKASNNPFSTFSIDVDVASYANVRRFLKQDRLPPPDAVRIEEFINYFRYDYPEPQHGQPFTIIADAADSPWHAKHKLVRVAIKAKSIPKDELPPSNLVFLIDSSGSMQDGNKLPLVKKALRLLVNELRPQDHVAIVTYASSAGIVLDATSGIRKADILAAIDRLQADGSTAGAQGIQLAYQVAAKHLLKKGNNRVILATDGDFNVGVTSDSELVRLIEGERTKGIFLTVLGVGEGNYQDAKMQQLADKGNGNYAYLDDIAEAQKVLVAQLAGTLNTVAKDVKIQVEFNPARVQAYRLIGYEKRALQAEDFKNDKKDAGELGSGHTVTALYEVIPPGVKTDLPAVDELRYQKTSLVPAEVSHELLTVKVRYKDPNGTKSLLMVRPLVDKMQRWSEAAPDFKFAAAVAGFGMLLRGSAFSRDLSYDKVYRMAQASGGKDPDGTRGEFIRLVEKARLLKGL, encoded by the coding sequence ATGAACGAGATTTTGGAAGCTGAGCGTTTCTGCAAGGAGCTGGACTGCCTGCTCGCCGGCACCAAGGGCGGGGATCCGCTGGACGAGGAGTCGGCCAAGGACATGGAGTTCGCGGAGCGCATCGTGAGCTCGGACCGCAGCGGCGAGAGCAAGGTGCGGCGCAGCCTCAAGGCGAAGCTGCTGGCTCGGAAGCCCGGCCGCCTGGAAGCCTGGGGAGTCCGGCCTTGGGTGCTCTGCGCCGGGCTTGCGACTCTGATCTTGGTGCCGTTGGCCATTCCCCTGATCATCAGGGAATATGAGGTGGGTAGGGTCGCCGAAGTTACGGCGTACATCGGCGACTTGAGGGGCGCCCAGGAGAGAAATGCCGCGAGAAGCGCGGCCGCACAGAGCAATTCTTTGGGATATGTGAGCAAGATGCTGGGCTACGCGGGAGTGGGGTCCAGCGGTCCGACGGACGGGAGCGCGAACTCCTTGGCCGCATTGAAGAAGGCCGCAAAGAACGCGGGCAACGCAATTAACCGGCAGGGTTCGGCCTTGAGCGCTGCCGAGCAGGCCGCCGGGATGAACATTCCGGGAGGTGCCGGCGTCGGCGGCGCGGGCAATGACTCGAAGAGCCTGGGAGAATCCTTGGCGTACCTGTCGCCAAGGCAGACAGGCTACACAATCACAGGCAATAGAAGATTCGGGGAGTTGTCCTCCGGCCGAGCTTTGGGTGGAGGGTCGGTCCGGCAATTGAGCGCTGTGCGTCATTCTGTGGCGCCGAAGGGTAACTTCTCCAGCTTGTCCGGCCTCTCTGCGCCCGAACCTCTGGTGCAGCCCTCCCAACTGCCCTTCTCGCTGTCCGTGGACCAGGAAGTCTACAACCACATGGCGGAGGGCGAATTCCTGAAGGCGAGCAATAATCCCTTCTCGACCTTCTCCATCGACGTGGATGTCGCCTCCTACGCCAATGTCCGCCGCTTCCTAAAACAGGACCGCCTGCCTCCGCCGGACGCGGTGCGCATCGAGGAGTTCATCAACTACTTCCGCTACGACTATCCCGAACCGCAGCATGGGCAGCCCTTCACTATCATCGCGGACGCGGCGGACTCTCCCTGGCACGCCAAGCACAAGCTCGTGCGCGTCGCCATCAAGGCCAAAAGCATCCCAAAGGACGAGTTGCCTCCGAGCAACCTCGTCTTCCTCATCGACAGCTCCGGCTCCATGCAAGACGGGAATAAGTTGCCGCTGGTCAAGAAGGCCCTGCGCCTGCTGGTCAATGAACTGCGGCCTCAGGACCATGTGGCCATCGTGACCTACGCGAGCAGCGCGGGGATCGTACTCGACGCCACGTCCGGCATCCGGAAAGCCGATATACTCGCCGCCATCGACAGGCTCCAAGCTGACGGCTCTACGGCCGGGGCCCAGGGCATCCAACTCGCCTACCAGGTCGCGGCCAAGCACCTGCTCAAGAAGGGCAACAACCGCGTCATTCTGGCCACGGACGGCGACTTCAACGTCGGCGTCACCAGCGACTCCGAACTCGTGCGGCTCATCGAAGGCGAGCGCACGAAAGGCATCTTCCTTACCGTGCTTGGCGTGGGCGAAGGCAACTACCAGGACGCCAAGATGCAGCAACTCGCGGACAAAGGCAACGGCAACTACGCCTACCTAGACGACATCGCGGAGGCCCAGAAGGTCCTGGTGGCGCAGTTGGCCGGGACCCTCAACACCGTGGCCAAGGACGTGAAGATCCAGGTCGAGTTCAACCCCGCGCGGGTCCAGGCCTACCGCCTCATCGGCTACGAGAAGAGGGCACTCCAGGCCGAGGACTTTAAGAACGACAAGAAAGACGCAGGCGAGCTCGGCTCAGGGCATACCGTCACCGCGCTCTACGAGGTCATCCCACCCGGCGTCAAAACCGACCTGCCCGCGGTGGACGAACTGCGCTACCAGAAGACCTCTCTCGTCCCGGCGGAGGTAAGTCATGAGCTCCTCACGGTCAAAGTCCGATATAAGGACCCCAACGGGACGAAGAGCCTGCTCATGGTCCGGCCCCTGGTCGATAAGATGCAGCGGTGGAGCGAGGCCGCTCCGGACTTCAAGTTCGCGGCCGCTGTCGCGGGCTTCGGCATGCTCTTGCGCGGCTCGGCCTTCTCCCGGGACCTCTCCTACGACAAGGTCTACCGTATGGCGCAGGCGTCCGGCGGCAAAGACCCGGACGGGACCCGCGGCGAGTTCATCCGGCTCGTAGAAAAGGCCCGCCTGCTGAAAGGATTGTAG
- a CDS encoding aminobutyraldehyde dehydrogenase — MKTTKRLILNPASEEAIAELADAGPRDVDRAVASAKKAFDSGVWSGRSPAERAALILKWAALIEANLAALAELESRNTGKPLKLARDGDIPFAVDNLRFFAAAARLCEGAGTGEYSAGYTSVIRREPVGVVALVAPWNYPLMMAAWKLGPALAAGNTCVIKPSRLTPLTTVELGKLALEAGIPEGVLNVVTGAEEAGRALTSHPDVRMISFTGDTDTGRKIMVQASPTVKRLTFELGGKAPFVVFADADLAAAVQGAVVASFVNCGQDCTAATRIYVEQSVMARFTAAFVKEAAKLRVGDPSQPGTDMGPLISAEQRARVEGFLKRAKGVKVLLGGGRPKSMKKGFFLEPTIVAGAAQSSELVQSEIFGPVVCLLPFKGEAQALALANDVRYGLAGSVWTKDVQRALRMANGMRFGTVWVNDHLPLASEMPHGGFKESGFGKDLSKYALEEYTVAKHVMFETTGAARKPWHYTAFGEPG, encoded by the coding sequence ATGAAGACCACTAAGAGACTGATCCTGAACCCAGCCTCAGAGGAGGCCATCGCGGAGCTCGCGGACGCGGGTCCTAGGGACGTTGACCGGGCCGTGGCCTCGGCCAAGAAGGCCTTCGACTCCGGCGTCTGGTCCGGCAGATCCCCGGCCGAGCGCGCCGCGCTGATCCTCAAGTGGGCGGCCCTCATCGAGGCGAACCTCGCGGCTTTGGCCGAGCTGGAATCCCGCAATACGGGCAAGCCGCTCAAGCTCGCCCGCGACGGCGACATCCCCTTCGCCGTGGACAACCTGCGCTTCTTCGCCGCGGCCGCGCGCCTCTGCGAAGGCGCAGGCACGGGCGAGTACTCGGCCGGCTACACCTCCGTCATCCGGCGCGAGCCGGTCGGGGTGGTGGCCTTGGTCGCGCCCTGGAATTATCCGCTCATGATGGCGGCCTGGAAGCTGGGTCCGGCGCTGGCCGCGGGCAACACCTGCGTGATCAAGCCTTCGAGGCTGACGCCTTTGACCACCGTGGAGCTGGGGAAGCTGGCCTTGGAGGCGGGCATCCCGGAAGGGGTCCTCAACGTGGTGACCGGGGCCGAGGAGGCGGGCCGCGCCTTGACCTCGCATCCGGACGTGCGCATGATCTCGTTCACGGGCGACACGGACACCGGCCGCAAGATCATGGTGCAGGCCTCTCCCACGGTCAAGCGCCTGACCTTCGAGCTGGGCGGCAAGGCGCCCTTCGTGGTCTTCGCGGACGCGGACCTGGCCGCGGCCGTGCAGGGCGCGGTGGTGGCATCCTTCGTCAACTGCGGGCAGGACTGCACCGCGGCTACGCGCATCTACGTGGAGCAGAGCGTCATGGCGCGCTTCACCGCGGCCTTCGTCAAGGAAGCGGCCAAGCTGCGCGTGGGCGATCCCTCCCAGCCCGGCACGGACATGGGGCCGCTCATATCCGCGGAGCAGAGGGCGCGGGTGGAAGGCTTCCTCAAGCGGGCCAAGGGCGTGAAGGTCCTCCTGGGCGGCGGACGGCCAAAGAGCATGAAAAAGGGCTTCTTCTTAGAGCCGACCATCGTGGCCGGCGCGGCCCAGTCCTCGGAGCTGGTGCAGAGCGAGATCTTCGGCCCCGTGGTGTGCCTGCTCCCCTTCAAGGGCGAGGCCCAGGCTTTGGCCTTGGCCAACGACGTGCGCTACGGGCTGGCCGGCTCGGTATGGACCAAGGACGTGCAGAGGGCTTTGCGCATGGCCAACGGCATGCGCTTCGGCACGGTCTGGGTCAACGACCATCTGCCCCTGGCCTCGGAGATGCCGCACGGGGGCTTCAAGGAATCAGGCTTCGGCAAGGACTTGTCCAAGTACGCGCTCGAGGAGTACACGGTGGCCAAGCACGTGATGTTCGAGACCACGGGCGCGGCGCGCAAGCCGTGGCATTACACGGCTTTCGGCGAGCCGGGCTGA
- a CDS encoding isoprenylcysteine carboxylmethyltransferase family protein, which translates to MEPFPRLLLCVLALPCLAFSGILAGWSFAWFLSSRTTLLPHKPSSALITFGPYRFSRNPLYLSSALLYAGVALWFGLLWSLLLLPAALAVVRSYVIAKEESYLERRFGRSYLDYKARVRRWL; encoded by the coding sequence GTGGAGCCCTTCCCGCGGCTCCTGCTCTGCGTCCTGGCCTTGCCTTGCCTCGCCTTTTCAGGGATCCTGGCCGGCTGGAGCTTCGCCTGGTTCTTGAGCTCGCGCACCACGCTGCTGCCCCACAAGCCCAGTTCGGCCCTGATCACCTTCGGGCCGTACCGGTTCTCCCGCAATCCGCTCTATCTCAGCTCCGCCCTCCTCTACGCCGGGGTGGCCCTGTGGTTCGGGCTGCTCTGGAGCCTGCTCCTGCTGCCCGCGGCCCTGGCCGTGGTCCGGTCCTACGTGATCGCCAAAGAGGAGAGCTACCTGGAGCGCAGGTTCGGCCGATCGTACCTGGACTACAAAGCGCGCGTGAGGCGCTGGCTGTGA